Proteins encoded within one genomic window of Paraglaciecola psychrophila 170:
- the holB gene encoding DNA polymerase III subunit delta', whose amino-acid sequence MFPWLEVTFKQLSARIAAVKLHHALLIQGPSGLGKSNFALQFAQLLLCKARQGHKVCGHCQSCLLNAANTHPDLHVVESDKQIGVDQIRDAIKKLVSSAHMSGAKVLIIYDAHTMTESSANALLKTLEEPTANTFLLLTTNKPERLLPTIKSRCEKLALPLPTLDSTLAWVKTQYDADIDINFARLFSSRPLALLAELQEEQKFTYEIFSAGLDALLHKQTSAMQLAMDWHDSADKVLKWTQYWARQQCTENVSETVWQLNLQASKVTRQLRNPGVNKTLLLTELLDKLALVKAA is encoded by the coding sequence GTGTTTCCTTGGTTAGAGGTTACTTTTAAACAGTTAAGTGCACGGATCGCGGCAGTTAAGTTGCATCATGCTTTGCTTATTCAAGGTCCCTCTGGTTTAGGTAAATCAAACTTTGCCTTGCAGTTTGCTCAGTTACTTTTATGTAAAGCTAGGCAAGGGCATAAGGTGTGCGGTCACTGCCAGTCTTGCTTGTTAAATGCTGCGAATACTCATCCTGACTTACATGTGGTGGAATCGGATAAACAAATTGGTGTTGATCAGATACGCGACGCCATTAAAAAATTAGTTAGCTCTGCTCACATGTCTGGGGCAAAGGTATTGATTATCTATGATGCACACACTATGACCGAATCAAGCGCGAATGCATTACTCAAAACCTTAGAAGAGCCTACCGCTAATACGTTTTTGTTACTCACAACGAACAAGCCAGAACGTTTGCTGCCGACAATTAAAAGCCGCTGTGAAAAATTAGCGTTACCTTTACCCACTTTAGATTCGACATTAGCTTGGGTAAAAACCCAATATGACGCTGATATTGATATCAATTTTGCCAGATTGTTTAGTTCACGCCCGCTGGCTTTATTAGCAGAACTACAAGAAGAGCAAAAGTTTACTTATGAAATATTTAGCGCTGGTTTAGATGCTTTGCTGCATAAGCAAACCAGTGCCATGCAATTAGCAATGGATTGGCACGATAGTGCAGATAAAGTACTTAAATGGACTCAATATTGGGCAAGACAACAATGTACTGAGAATGTTTCTGAAACAGTGTGGCAGCTAAATTTACAAGCGTCTAAGGTGACTCGACAATTGCGTAACCCTGGTGTGAATAAAACATTATTGTTAACAGAGCTGTTAGATAAGCTTGCATTAGTCAAGGCCGCATAA
- a CDS encoding Nif3-like dinuclear metal center hexameric protein: MSVSNSQLLELLNSLLKPEQVKDYCPNGLQVEGKTPIFKLVTGVTASQALINHAVSINADAILVHHGYFWSGESPCITGMKRKRIQTLLHHNINLFAYHLPLDIHPTLGNNAQLAKLLGIVDITPLQRNNPQSVVMQGKFAGGISPTELTHLLSNMLTKTPLHESANKTKIETVAWCTGGGQSYIELAAEKGIDAYITGEVSEQTIHTAREMNIHFYAAGHHATERYGVKALGEYIQQELGIETVFVDIDNPA, from the coding sequence ATGTCAGTATCAAATAGTCAATTATTAGAATTACTTAATTCATTATTAAAGCCAGAGCAGGTAAAGGATTATTGCCCTAATGGTTTACAAGTAGAGGGTAAGACACCGATTTTTAAGTTAGTCACAGGTGTGACTGCCTCGCAAGCATTAATCAACCATGCGGTATCAATTAATGCAGATGCGATTTTAGTACATCATGGATACTTCTGGAGTGGAGAGTCGCCGTGCATAACAGGTATGAAAAGGAAACGAATCCAAACATTGTTGCACCACAATATCAACCTTTTTGCCTATCATCTGCCTTTAGATATTCACCCAACGCTAGGCAATAACGCACAGTTAGCTAAATTATTAGGTATTGTGGATATCACACCATTACAACGAAATAATCCTCAATCTGTGGTGATGCAAGGTAAGTTTGCCGGCGGTATTTCTCCAACCGAGTTGACTCACTTACTAAGTAATATGTTAACTAAAACACCATTACACGAATCAGCTAATAAAACTAAAATTGAAACAGTTGCTTGGTGCACAGGAGGTGGGCAAAGTTACATAGAATTAGCTGCTGAAAAAGGCATCGATGCTTACATCACAGGTGAAGTATCAGAACAAACTATCCACACAGCTAGAGAAATGAACATTCATTTTTACGCCGCTGGTCATCATGCTACCGAACGTTATGGCGTAAAAGCGCTAGGCGAATATATTCAACAAGAGCTAGGAATTGAGACCGTATTTGTTGACATAGATAACCCAGCTTGA
- the yfbR gene encoding 5'-deoxynucleotidase encodes MNKISPKQSHFFAHLSRMKLINRWPLMRNIRTENVQEHSLQVAMVAHALALIRNKYFDGDLDPNQVATVAMFHDVSEVITGDLPTPVKYSNPIIRDEYKKIEKLAEQKLINMAPDEFREDYAQLIDHHRHNKDIAFIVKAADVICAYLKTLEELSAGNKEFELAKKRLDKMLKDYHSSEVDYFIKAYVPSFSLSLDEITQEDY; translated from the coding sequence ATGAACAAAATATCTCCTAAACAAAGTCATTTCTTCGCCCATCTATCTCGTATGAAGTTAATAAACAGATGGCCTTTGATGCGCAATATCAGGACCGAAAATGTGCAAGAGCACAGTTTACAGGTGGCTATGGTAGCCCATGCATTAGCACTGATACGCAATAAGTATTTTGATGGTGATTTAGATCCTAATCAAGTAGCAACTGTGGCCATGTTTCATGACGTATCAGAGGTGATCACCGGTGATTTACCCACGCCGGTAAAATATTCAAATCCCATCATTCGTGACGAGTATAAAAAAATTGAAAAGCTCGCAGAACAAAAACTCATTAATATGGCACCAGATGAGTTCAGAGAAGATTATGCACAGCTGATTGATCATCATCGTCACAATAAAGATATCGCTTTTATTGTCAAAGCCGCTGATGTGATCTGCGCCTATCTAAAAACCCTAGAGGAGCTTTCTGCTGGAAACAAGGAATTTGAATTAGCTAAAAAACGTTTAGACAAAATGTTGAAAGATTATCACTCAAGTGAAGTCGATTATTTTATCAAAGCATATGTGCCCAGCTTTAGCTTAAGTCTCGACGAAATTACTCAAGAGGACTATTAG
- a CDS encoding pyridoxal phosphate-dependent aminotransferase, translating to MKKINKSNKLENVCYEIRGPILTEAKKMEDEGHRILKLNIGNPAPFGFEAPDDILKDVIHNLPKSQGYSDSNGIYSARVAVMQYYQQKNVKNVKVEDVFIGNGVSELIVMAMQGLVNNDDEVLIPAPDYPLWTAAVSLASGVPIHYRCDETNAWQPDIQDIRNKITDKSKAIVLINPNNPTGAVYSPELLQQIIELAREFSLVVISDEIYDKILYDDAKHHCIASMATDIFCITMGGLSKNYRIAGFRSGWLVVSGNKFIAQSYIEGLNILSSMRMCANVPSQHAIQTALGGYQSINELIGDDGRLKIQRDMAFEMLNAVDGLECVMPKGAMYCFVKVDAEKFNITNDEQMIFDLLRAEKILLVHGSAFNLKTGCYFRLVFLPHIDVLKPALEGIANFFKSYRQVI from the coding sequence ATGAAAAAAATTAATAAGTCGAACAAATTAGAAAATGTCTGTTATGAGATACGTGGACCCATTTTAACCGAAGCAAAAAAAATGGAAGATGAAGGACATCGAATCCTTAAATTGAATATTGGTAACCCTGCCCCATTTGGTTTCGAAGCGCCTGACGATATTTTAAAAGATGTAATCCATAACCTGCCAAAATCACAAGGTTATTCAGACTCGAATGGTATTTATTCAGCTCGCGTTGCAGTGATGCAATATTATCAGCAAAAAAATGTCAAAAACGTCAAAGTAGAAGATGTGTTTATCGGTAACGGTGTCAGTGAGCTTATCGTTATGGCTATGCAAGGACTGGTCAATAATGATGATGAAGTATTGATACCCGCACCCGATTACCCTCTATGGACAGCTGCGGTAAGTCTCGCATCTGGTGTACCAATACATTATCGATGTGACGAAACCAATGCTTGGCAACCTGATATACAAGACATCCGTAATAAAATTACTGACAAGTCCAAAGCAATCGTATTAATTAATCCTAATAATCCCACTGGTGCAGTATATAGCCCAGAGCTATTGCAACAGATTATTGAATTGGCCCGTGAGTTTTCACTGGTCGTAATAAGCGATGAAATCTACGATAAAATTTTATATGACGATGCAAAACATCACTGTATCGCATCAATGGCGACCGATATTTTTTGTATCACGATGGGTGGTTTATCTAAAAACTATCGTATAGCGGGTTTTCGTTCAGGATGGTTAGTGGTGAGTGGTAATAAATTTATCGCCCAAAGTTACATCGAAGGGCTTAATATTCTGTCTTCGATGCGCATGTGCGCAAATGTACCGAGCCAACATGCGATACAAACGGCCTTAGGTGGATATCAAAGTATTAATGAACTCATTGGTGATGATGGTCGACTAAAAATTCAAAGAGACATGGCATTTGAAATGTTAAATGCTGTAGATGGTCTTGAATGTGTCATGCCTAAGGGCGCCATGTATTGTTTTGTTAAAGTAGACGCTGAAAAATTCAATATTACCAATGACGAACAAATGATTTTTGACCTATTACGTGCAGAAAAAATATTATTAGTACACGGCTCAGCATTTAACCTCAAAACAGGCTGCTATTTTAGACTCGTATTTCTGCCTCATATTGACGTACTAAAACCAGCACTCGAAGGTATAGCAAACTTTTTCAAAAGTTATAGGCAGGTAATTTAA
- a CDS encoding TatD family hydrolase — translation MFVDSHCHLDKLDKTPEELSDILNFARSRGVEHFLCVSVSVKDFPMMLDTVKEFNDVSVSCGVHPLHQEDACGYDELLNMADNEEVVAIGETGLDYFYSAETKSVQLTSFVDHIKVANKLSKPLIIHTRDAREDTIDLLKLHKDPATRGVLHCFTETWEMAQAAIELGMYISISGIVTFKTATELQQVVKKIPLDKLLIETDSPWLAPVPYRGKPNQPGFVREVGEFIAELRGISVEELAKITTNNFYDLFAIQRSV, via the coding sequence GTGTTTGTTGATTCACATTGTCACCTAGATAAATTAGACAAAACCCCAGAAGAACTTTCAGACATCCTTAACTTTGCAAGAAGCCGTGGTGTCGAACATTTTTTATGCGTTTCGGTGTCTGTTAAAGACTTCCCTATGATGTTGGATACCGTTAAAGAATTTAATGATGTATCTGTTTCCTGCGGTGTACACCCTCTACACCAAGAAGATGCTTGTGGTTATGATGAGCTACTTAATATGGCTGATAATGAAGAAGTAGTCGCCATAGGAGAAACTGGCTTAGATTACTTCTATAGTGCTGAAACGAAATCAGTGCAACTCACTTCTTTTGTTGATCATATTAAGGTAGCCAACAAGTTAAGCAAACCATTGATCATCCATACTAGGGATGCTCGAGAAGATACGATTGATTTGCTTAAGCTGCACAAAGACCCAGCAACCAGAGGTGTGCTTCATTGTTTTACTGAGACTTGGGAGATGGCGCAGGCTGCAATTGAACTAGGTATGTATATTTCTATATCCGGCATAGTCACCTTTAAAACAGCCACTGAGTTACAACAGGTGGTGAAAAAAATACCATTAGATAAATTACTAATAGAAACTGATTCACCTTGGTTAGCGCCTGTTCCCTATAGAGGTAAGCCGAATCAACCGGGCTTTGTAAGGGAAGTAGGGGAGTTTATTGCTGAGCTGAGAGGTATAAGTGTGGAAGAGTTGGCTAAAATAACCACTAATAACTTTTATGACTTATTTGCAATTCAACGCTCAGTCTGA
- a CDS encoding DUF2189 domain-containing protein, with product MSDHFKITPHNAISDSDIARVIPCKKLTMNDPIRWLALALKDASREPGLTLFFGLIFAAIPWLIIELVQLTGWHLVIMPAIVCFMLIGPFLAACMYDVSWELEKNHEPTLRHCVKTLKRNALNEWGLGILLMILMIFWLRVASLIHALYPQYMDANFINLLPFLAVGTLVGAVFTLLVFFVSAFTQPILMERKVDLATALLTNMNAIWTNKGPMMLWAFIIMLAVLIGFATWFVGFIFLMPLIGYATWHGYIGTIETKRERHYE from the coding sequence ATGTCAGACCACTTCAAAATAACACCTCATAATGCGATTTCCGATAGTGACATTGCACGGGTTATTCCTTGTAAAAAATTGACGATGAATGACCCGATTAGATGGTTGGCGCTGGCGCTTAAGGACGCGAGTCGGGAACCTGGGCTAACACTTTTTTTTGGTCTTATATTTGCGGCTATACCTTGGCTCATTATTGAGCTTGTCCAATTAACAGGTTGGCATTTAGTGATAATGCCTGCAATTGTCTGTTTTATGCTGATTGGTCCATTTTTGGCAGCTTGTATGTACGATGTTAGTTGGGAACTAGAAAAAAACCACGAACCAACTTTACGCCACTGTGTGAAGACATTAAAACGCAATGCACTTAATGAATGGGGTTTAGGAATTTTACTGATGATATTAATGATCTTTTGGCTTCGTGTAGCTTCATTGATCCACGCCTTATATCCTCAGTATATGGATGCAAATTTTATCAATCTTTTACCTTTTTTAGCGGTGGGTACATTAGTCGGTGCCGTATTCACATTATTAGTGTTTTTTGTGAGTGCATTTACACAACCAATACTGATGGAGCGAAAGGTCGACTTAGCTACTGCACTATTAACAAACATGAATGCTATCTGGACCAATAAAGGTCCTATGATGTTATGGGCATTTATAATTATGTTAGCAGTATTGATTGGATTTGCTACATGGTTTGTAGGTTTCATTTTTCTGATGCCGCTTATAGGATATGCGACTTGGCACGGTTATATAGGCACAATAGAAACCAAAAGAGAGCGCCATTACGAATAA
- a CDS encoding anti-phage deoxyguanosine triphosphatase — protein MEIWTQRRHGQKLQLQRQGDHRTPYQRDKARILHSAAFRRLQAKTQVLGVGMSDFYRTRLTHSLEASQIGQGIAAQLRSKYADLTQHLDLNDTLIEALCLAHDIGHPPYGHGGEVALHYMMRNHGGFEGNGQTFRIVTKLEPYTANHGMNLSRRTLLGLIKYPNYLPQLNQPPQAQESVSHREVKASLWHPPKGLYKCDQASFEWILEGLSTHDSQRFMQFKSTAKSHHKTLYKSFDCSIMELADDIAYGIHDLEDAIVMGIVNRSQFFQEVAEPLLKLDIDWMNQYIMALSEKLFSQHHHERKDAIGALVNCFITNIEIKEIAPEFEQDLLKYNAVFPTSFHQALSIFKAYVFNRVIRKPEIQMIEYKGQQIVMELFQAFASDPQRLLPENTCQRWLKAHEAGNGHRVIADYISGMTDGFAAKLYGTLFLPSSAAVTEKIGS, from the coding sequence ATGGAAATATGGACACAGCGCAGGCATGGCCAAAAACTTCAACTTCAACGTCAAGGAGATCATCGCACTCCTTATCAACGTGACAAAGCCAGGATCCTGCATTCAGCTGCTTTCAGACGATTACAAGCCAAAACCCAAGTGTTAGGTGTAGGCATGAGTGATTTTTATCGCACTCGGCTTACACATTCCTTAGAAGCATCACAAATTGGCCAAGGCATCGCTGCGCAGCTTAGAAGCAAATACGCTGATTTAACCCAACACTTAGATTTGAATGACACCTTAATTGAGGCGTTATGTTTAGCTCATGATATCGGCCATCCTCCTTATGGCCATGGCGGTGAAGTGGCGCTGCATTATATGATGCGGAATCATGGCGGTTTCGAAGGAAATGGCCAAACATTTAGAATAGTCACCAAACTTGAACCTTATACTGCCAACCACGGGATGAATCTTAGCAGGCGAACTTTATTAGGTTTAATCAAGTATCCCAACTACCTGCCTCAATTAAATCAACCACCTCAGGCGCAAGAGTCGGTATCTCATCGAGAAGTGAAAGCATCTCTTTGGCATCCACCTAAAGGTCTGTATAAATGCGATCAAGCCTCTTTTGAGTGGATACTTGAGGGATTATCTACCCATGATTCGCAACGATTTATGCAATTTAAAAGTACAGCTAAAAGCCATCACAAAACTCTATATAAATCTTTTGACTGTTCAATTATGGAGTTGGCAGATGATATTGCTTACGGCATCCATGATCTTGAAGATGCCATTGTAATGGGCATAGTCAACCGCTCACAGTTTTTTCAAGAAGTCGCAGAGCCGTTACTCAAGTTAGACATTGATTGGATGAACCAATACATAATGGCGCTCAGCGAAAAGCTGTTTAGCCAACATCACCATGAAAGGAAGGATGCCATAGGTGCCTTGGTCAATTGTTTTATTACAAATATTGAGATAAAAGAAATTGCACCGGAGTTTGAGCAAGATTTACTTAAATATAACGCTGTGTTTCCCACATCTTTCCATCAGGCTTTAAGCATATTTAAAGCTTATGTGTTTAACCGTGTTATCAGAAAACCTGAGATACAAATGATCGAATATAAAGGTCAGCAAATAGTCATGGAATTATTTCAGGCGTTTGCTTCAGATCCTCAAAGATTACTGCCTGAAAACACATGCCAACGTTGGTTAAAAGCACATGAAGCAGGGAATGGCCACAGAGTGATTGCTGATTATATCTCGGGCATGACAGATGGTTTTGCTGCCAAGTTGTACGGCACCTTGTTTCTGCCCTCCTCCGCTGCAGTTACAGAAAAGATCGGGTCGTAA
- a CDS encoding YchJ family protein yields MATIIKHCTCGNELTYEVCCKPIIDGKVAAKDAETLMRSRFSAYSLKNYRYILQTYILAQRSKLTISELADSSEDTQWLSLQVIAHYSQVNMAQVEFKAFYQIHNSYYVMHEISDFVFEAGKWLYADGVIKKDSGELSQERNSQCLCGSGKKYKKCCGR; encoded by the coding sequence TTGGCGACGATTATTAAACACTGCACTTGCGGTAACGAACTTACATATGAAGTATGTTGCAAGCCGATTATTGATGGAAAAGTAGCTGCAAAAGATGCTGAAACCTTAATGCGCTCGCGTTTTTCAGCTTATTCTTTAAAAAATTATCGGTACATCTTACAAACCTACATATTAGCCCAGCGTTCAAAACTAACAATAAGTGAACTAGCAGACAGCTCCGAGGATACTCAGTGGTTATCTTTACAAGTCATAGCCCACTATTCTCAAGTAAATATGGCTCAGGTAGAATTTAAAGCCTTCTATCAAATACATAACTCTTATTATGTAATGCATGAAATATCAGACTTTGTTTTTGAAGCGGGAAAGTGGTTATATGCTGATGGAGTTATAAAAAAAGATTCAGGTGAACTCTCCCAAGAGCGAAACAGTCAATGCTTGTGCGGCAGCGGTAAAAAGTATAAAAAATGTTGTGGGCGGTAA